A DNA window from Setaria viridis chromosome 2, Setaria_viridis_v4.0, whole genome shotgun sequence contains the following coding sequences:
- the LOC140221707 gene encoding uncharacterized protein gives MARFQLAALAMAMLFAAAAAQAPAATPTPAPRASPPPATPPPTPAPMTPPPPPAPAPAMPPPAPAPTTPAPAPEASAPAPTAEAPTPTMSSPPAPSPMAPTPGPSSDVTPPPSAAAGVSPTAKWVAAAAVAAAAAFY, from the coding sequence ATGGCGCGCTTCCAGCTCGCGGCCTTGGCCATGGCCATGctcttcgccgccgcggcggcccagGCCCCGGCCGCCACCCCGACGCCCGCGCCCAGGGCGTCCCCCCCGCCGGCGACCCCACCTCCGACCCCGGCGCCGATGactccgcccccgcccccggccccggccccggccatgcctcccccggccccggcgcccaccaccccggcccccgcccccgAGGCCTCCGCCCCGGCGCCCACGGCCGAGGCCCCCACCCCCACGATgagctccccgccggcgccatCCCCCATGGCCCCCACCCCGGGCCCCAGCAGCGACGTGACCCCGccccccagcgccgccgccggcgtctccCCCACCGCCAAgtgggtcgccgccgccgccgtggccgccgccgccgccttctacTGA